The proteins below come from a single Streptococcus hyointestinalis genomic window:
- a CDS encoding glycosyltransferase family 8 protein, producing MRLIIAMGADFNYADKVETLIKSIMKHNSSCDFYLLNQDYPQEWFRFLNKHLERFDSKIYDAKVTNQSVHDYQTLEHINYAAYLRYFIPDLIKEDKVLYLDTDIVITGSLLSLFQTDITDYALAAVRDVWLKHQFNSGVMLINSLFWRRENLTQKLLDKSTQMISQTSNGDQEILNLLLSQKWLELGTENNAQVGMNIVLQPANMPGVIYHPIPLVVHYASDQKPWILYTSTPLRELWWDYYALDWAEIPSPKFKPKQLFCLTNSDALEQIERLLEELPDYEIHIAAYAFMSPRLKSLITYPNCRLHNIVLATIVEDLIQDMDAYLDINYGSEVDNIISRSIEAGKPIFAFSETAHHQDKMIQQFEVSNVQDMIKQIRCLGNTK from the coding sequence ATGCGTTTAATCATTGCGATGGGGGCTGATTTTAACTATGCTGATAAGGTTGAAACTCTGATAAAATCAATTATGAAACATAATAGTTCTTGTGATTTTTATCTGCTTAATCAAGATTATCCTCAGGAATGGTTTCGATTTTTAAATAAGCATCTAGAACGCTTTGACAGTAAGATTTATGATGCTAAAGTCACTAATCAAAGTGTGCATGATTATCAAACTCTGGAACATATCAACTATGCAGCTTATCTCCGTTATTTCATTCCAGACTTAATCAAGGAAGATAAAGTTTTGTATTTAGACACAGATATTGTTATTACAGGTAGCCTGTTATCTCTGTTTCAAACGGATATAACAGATTATGCTTTGGCAGCTGTCAGGGACGTGTGGTTGAAACATCAGTTTAATTCAGGCGTCATGCTTATTAATAGTTTATTCTGGCGAAGAGAAAATTTGACTCAGAAATTGTTGGATAAATCTACTCAAATGATTTCGCAAACCAGTAATGGGGATCAGGAAATCTTAAATTTGTTACTAAGCCAAAAGTGGTTAGAGCTCGGTACTGAAAATAACGCTCAAGTTGGTATGAATATTGTTTTGCAACCAGCTAATATGCCGGGTGTGATTTATCATCCTATTCCTTTAGTTGTCCACTATGCTAGCGACCAAAAACCTTGGATTTTATATACTTCTACACCCTTACGTGAGTTATGGTGGGATTATTATGCCTTAGATTGGGCAGAAATACCTAGCCCAAAATTCAAACCAAAACAGCTATTTTGCTTAACAAATTCAGACGCCCTAGAACAGATCGAACGATTACTAGAGGAACTTCCTGACTACGAGATACACATTGCAGCGTATGCTTTTATGTCACCACGTTTAAAATCGCTGATCACTTATCCAAACTGTCGACTTCATAATATCGTATTAGCTACTATTGTGGAGGATTTGATCCAAGATATGGATGCTTATTTAGATATTAATTATGGAAGTGAAGTAGATAATATTATTTCGCGTAGTATTGAAGCTGGTAAGCCCATCTTTGCTTTTTCAGAAACAGCTCATCATCAGGATAAGATGATTCAGCAATTTGAAGTATCGAATGTCCAGGATATGATTAAACAAATTAGATGTCTTGGAAATACAAAATAG
- a CDS encoding DapH/DapD/GlmU-related protein has product MSNFNLQGDFFSLKISNKAKVSLGEPVTLSNFLSIEVGADAQLTIGNRVFFNDHCTLRCLHKITIGRDTMFGDGVRLYDFDHIYNNYRVEQFEFTYAPITVGKNCWIGANTIILKGTTIGDNVIIGAGCTIRGEVPDNVIVVNDCGSIRYIQRPQGKHHAFTYTASGSLEHIEYLIKSLPQLEFHIAAPTRVSANLRVLEQFPNVSIYTQIHHLEIIHELLDRADIYLDINHLYEVSNVVGLALERSIPVFGFDNVVHRPEQSTVFPSDAQQEMVNAILQQLELKESEN; this is encoded by the coding sequence ATGTCTAACTTTAATCTACAAGGTGACTTTTTTAGTTTAAAAATTTCAAATAAGGCCAAAGTTAGTCTTGGTGAGCCAGTCACACTAAGTAATTTTCTCAGTATTGAAGTGGGTGCTGATGCGCAATTAACCATTGGGAATCGTGTGTTTTTTAATGATCATTGTACGTTAAGGTGTTTACATAAAATCACTATTGGACGTGATACAATGTTTGGAGATGGCGTAAGGCTATATGATTTTGACCATATTTATAATAATTATCGCGTGGAGCAATTTGAGTTTACTTATGCACCAATTACAGTTGGCAAGAACTGTTGGATAGGAGCAAATACGATTATACTAAAGGGAACAACGATCGGAGATAATGTCATTATTGGTGCAGGGTGTACTATTAGAGGGGAAGTGCCAGATAATGTTATTGTTGTAAATGATTGTGGTAGTATCAGGTATATTCAACGTCCGCAAGGTAAACACCATGCTTTTACTTATACAGCTTCTGGTTCCCTAGAGCATATAGAATACCTCATAAAATCGTTGCCACAGTTAGAATTTCATATTGCTGCTCCAACACGGGTTTCTGCCAATCTTAGAGTTTTAGAGCAATTCCCTAATGTATCTATCTATACACAAATTCATCATTTAGAAATTATCCATGAATTACTAGATAGAGCAGATATTTACTTGGATATTAACCATTTATATGAAGTTAGTAATGTCGTTGGACTTGCTTTAGAAAGATCAATTCCTGTATTTGGTTTTGACAATGTTGTTCATCGTCCAGAACAATCAACTGTATTTCCTAGTGATGCCCAACAAGAAATGGTTAATGCCATTCTACAACAACTTGAGCTAAAAGAAAGTGAGAACTAA
- a CDS encoding sugar transferase yields MRVYITNINGMAGAAQIGQNMVMDVASSLGYRELGIYAYNMQADSEIELNKRLDGILAGLHRGDVVVVQLPTWNSTAFDEKLLSRIRLFGVKLVIFIHDVVPLMFASNFYLMERVIAMYNQADVLIAPSQAMVDKLREHGLTTQKVVLQRMWDNPTELPMYPAHFERKIHFPGNPERFPFVREWRFDVPLHVYGTNEDLPEQVVKEAWRPNDELMMDLSRGGFGLVWMAEHDKDYMKLYCPYKLGTFLTAGIPVIVERGIANQDIIEENKLGLVVDSLEEAAELVKQLPEETYQQLVANVRGFNPLLRNGYFTRRLLIEAICAVYDKTEN; encoded by the coding sequence ATGAGAGTTTACATTACCAATATCAACGGCATGGCTGGTGCTGCCCAGATTGGGCAAAACATGGTCATGGACGTTGCAAGTAGTCTAGGCTACCGTGAGCTAGGTATCTATGCTTACAATATGCAGGCAGATAGCGAGATTGAGCTCAATAAACGCCTAGATGGTATCCTAGCTGGGCTTCACAGGGGCGATGTGGTGGTTGTGCAGCTGCCGACTTGGAACAGCACAGCTTTTGATGAAAAGCTGCTATCTCGTATTCGCCTTTTTGGCGTGAAGCTGGTGATTTTTATCCATGATGTGGTGCCTTTGATGTTTGCCTCAAACTTTTACCTCATGGAGCGTGTGATTGCCATGTACAATCAAGCAGATGTCCTGATTGCACCCAGCCAAGCTATGGTCGATAAGCTGAGAGAGCACGGATTGACCACGCAGAAAGTCGTCCTTCAGCGGATGTGGGACAATCCAACAGAGCTACCTATGTATCCAGCGCATTTTGAGCGCAAGATTCATTTTCCAGGCAATCCAGAGCGCTTTCCTTTTGTGCGGGAGTGGCGTTTTGATGTGCCATTACATGTCTATGGTACAAATGAAGACCTGCCAGAGCAGGTGGTCAAAGAGGCTTGGCGACCAAATGATGAACTCATGATGGACTTATCTCGTGGCGGTTTTGGCTTGGTCTGGATGGCAGAGCATGATAAGGACTATATGAAGCTGTATTGTCCTTACAAACTAGGCACTTTTCTAACAGCAGGTATCCCTGTCATTGTCGAGCGTGGCATTGCCAATCAAGACATCATCGAAGAGAACAAACTAGGCTTGGTTGTTGATAGTCTAGAAGAGGCAGCCGAGCTGGTCAAGCAACTACCAGAGGAGACTTATCAGCAGTTAGTGGCAAATGTCAGAGGCTTTAATCCCTTGCTGAGAAATGGTTATTTCACACGTCGCCTCTTGATAGAAGCGATTTGTGCGGTTTATGACAAGACAGAAAATTAG
- a CDS encoding glycosyltransferase family 2 protein: MEKISVIIPAYNCEKYLEQCVRSVLAQIYQNLEIIIVNDGSTDTTGKIMEQLAQEDKRIKTLHKENTGVGETRNVGLSLATGDYICFIDSDDWMDPNHIDDLYQVLTKTDSDIAITNFSQYNDEKGSYNIHLSAEDYYEKVYTPEEWFAFQYGQPHFLSSCFVVPWGKLYKRELFEDVLYPNKHADDDYTTWKLYLLSERIVYINAASYVYRINSSSMTQVGNQAHIFSAEAVEERLSLLTLLGFDVSREIEAFKWRSGVNEKAMLEQGDIAGYKDMKLKRKLMQKYRK; encoded by the coding sequence ATGGAAAAAATAAGTGTGATTATACCAGCTTATAATTGCGAGAAATACTTAGAACAGTGTGTGCGTAGCGTGCTTGCGCAGATTTATCAGAATCTTGAGATTATTATCGTCAATGACGGCTCAACAGATACAACAGGAAAAATCATGGAGCAACTTGCCCAAGAGGACAAACGTATCAAGACTCTTCACAAAGAAAACACAGGTGTAGGTGAAACGCGTAATGTCGGGTTGAGTCTAGCAACTGGTGATTACATCTGCTTTATTGATAGTGACGACTGGATGGATCCCAATCATATCGATGACTTGTATCAAGTTTTGACCAAGACAGATAGCGACATTGCTATCACTAACTTTTCCCAATACAATGACGAAAAAGGCAGTTACAATATTCACCTGAGCGCTGAGGATTACTATGAAAAGGTTTATACACCTGAGGAGTGGTTTGCTTTTCAGTATGGGCAACCGCATTTTTTGAGTTCTTGCTTTGTTGTTCCTTGGGGTAAGCTCTATAAGCGTGAGCTTTTTGAGGATGTGCTCTATCCCAATAAACATGCAGATGATGACTATACGACTTGGAAGCTTTATCTTTTATCAGAGCGCATTGTCTACATCAATGCTGCTTCCTATGTCTACCGTATCAATAGTAGCTCGATGACACAAGTTGGCAATCAAGCGCATATCTTTTCAGCAGAAGCGGTAGAAGAACGCTTGTCCCTCTTGACGCTTCTTGGTTTTGATGTTTCTCGTGAGATTGAAGCTTTCAAGTGGCGAAGTGGTGTTAACGAAAAAGCTATGCTGGAGCAAGGTGATATTGCAGGTTATAAAGATATGAAGCTAAAGCGCAAATTGATGCAAAAGTACAGAAAATAA
- a CDS encoding IS982 family transposase — protein MSHLQYTAKSHHLQWNIQKLSKLCYQLYRDYCPESFKHRRNVNLSKVSDQSLLVLLLLQAELGITSQRHFYRICQLFPCGRLLERSRFNRRARQLIWLVQMIRQAMNARISPDTIVIIDSFPLPLCQPVRNHRARIFDGLADIGYNASKRLWFYGFKVHMLVTLSGYILNYVVTPASVYDIRAVNDLLENCHHPYILADMGYLSRELRDNLEQKGYHLWTPLRQNMAGAKQHNHWKLMAMRRTIETRFSELCALFNVEQTLARGTTGLQLRIEQVVLAYNLRYFEIN, from the coding sequence ATGAGCCACTTACAGTATACCGCTAAATCCCATCACTTACAATGGAATATCCAAAAATTATCAAAACTTTGTTATCAGCTATATCGTGATTATTGCCCCGAATCCTTCAAACATCGGAGAAATGTTAACTTATCTAAGGTTTCAGACCAATCTCTACTAGTCTTACTTCTCTTACAAGCTGAACTAGGTATTACATCCCAACGGCATTTCTATCGTATCTGTCAACTCTTTCCTTGCGGTCGTCTCCTTGAAAGAAGTCGTTTTAATCGACGAGCAAGGCAATTGATTTGGTTAGTCCAAATGATTCGACAAGCAATGAATGCTCGAATTTCTCCAGATACCATTGTTATCATAGACAGTTTTCCTTTGCCACTGTGTCAACCTGTCCGTAATCACAGAGCTCGTATTTTTGATGGACTGGCAGACATTGGCTACAATGCCTCAAAGCGGCTATGGTTCTATGGGTTCAAGGTTCACATGCTGGTCACTTTGTCAGGCTATATTCTGAACTATGTTGTGACACCAGCATCTGTTTACGATATTAGAGCTGTCAATGACTTACTAGAAAATTGTCATCATCCATATATTTTAGCTGATATGGGCTATCTTAGTCGTGAGCTTAGAGATAATTTGGAGCAGAAAGGTTATCATCTTTGGACTCCTCTGCGTCAAAATATGGCAGGTGCTAAGCAACATAACCATTGGAAACTAATGGCTATGAGGAGGACTATTGAGACACGATTTTCAGAACTTTGCGCTCTTTTCAATGTGGAGCAAACTCTAGCCAGAGGAACAACAGGATTGCAATTGAGAATAGAGCAAGTCGTACTAGCCTATAATTTGAGATATTTTGAAATCAACTAG
- a CDS encoding ClC family H(+)/Cl(-) exchange transporter codes for MERHKQDYQLSSESILKPVYRGVLVGLVVGGLVGVFRLLIEEIFTRVRTLYQQSHDNPRLLLMLIVTSLIVAVIVAVLIKSDPDIKGSGIPHVEGELKGLLHPNWWSVIWRKFIGGVLAISSGLVLGREGPSIQLGAMAGKGLSELMKTGRTEQRVLIASGAAAGLSAAFNAPIAGLLFVVEEVYHHFSRMVWITALVASLVANFISLNIFGLKPVLAMPENVSFLGLHQYWIYLLLGLFLGILGYVYEKVVLNMGKFYAFLGKICHLSAPFYVVLAMIFLFPIGYFFPQLLGGGNSLIVSLPSSSIGLWTALLYLVIRFVWSMLSYGSGVPGGIFLPILALGALSGMVFGLGMVELHLMTRHFLPLFVILGMAGYFGAVSKAPLTAMILVTEMVGDLRQLMALGTVTLVAYLVMDLLKGEPIYEAMLERMAPKHDTSVVEPTLIELTVSEKVAGKCVKDLELPKNVLITTQLHTGEAEVVSGDTILQAGDTIFLVVNEPEIGVVRAYFMS; via the coding sequence ATGGAGCGTCATAAGCAAGATTATCAGTTATCATCAGAGTCAATTCTAAAGCCTGTCTATCGAGGTGTGCTGGTTGGGCTGGTTGTTGGGGGCTTGGTGGGCGTGTTTCGCCTGCTGATTGAGGAGATTTTCACACGGGTGCGCACCCTCTACCAGCAATCGCACGACAATCCTCGCCTACTCCTTATGCTTATTGTCACTAGCCTTATCGTGGCGGTCATCGTAGCGGTTTTGATAAAGTCTGACCCAGATATCAAAGGCTCTGGTATTCCTCACGTTGAGGGGGAGTTAAAAGGGCTTTTACATCCCAACTGGTGGTCTGTCATTTGGCGTAAGTTTATCGGTGGTGTTTTGGCGATTTCATCTGGGCTCGTGCTAGGACGTGAGGGACCTAGTATCCAACTAGGAGCAATGGCTGGTAAAGGTCTGTCCGAGCTGATGAAGACAGGACGAACTGAGCAGCGTGTCCTAATAGCCAGTGGTGCAGCAGCTGGACTATCAGCTGCTTTTAACGCACCGATAGCTGGTCTTCTTTTTGTTGTCGAGGAAGTGTATCACCATTTTTCTCGCATGGTTTGGATAACAGCGCTAGTTGCTAGTCTTGTTGCTAATTTCATTTCGCTCAATATCTTTGGGCTCAAGCCTGTCCTTGCCATGCCTGAAAATGTGTCCTTTTTAGGGCTGCACCAGTATTGGATTTATCTGCTTTTGGGACTTTTTCTGGGTATTTTAGGCTATGTCTATGAAAAAGTTGTGCTTAATATGGGTAAATTCTATGCTTTTCTAGGAAAGATATGTCACCTATCAGCCCCTTTTTATGTCGTCTTAGCCATGATTTTTCTCTTTCCAATTGGCTATTTCTTCCCACAGCTGTTAGGAGGAGGCAATAGCTTGATTGTATCTCTGCCTAGTAGTTCTATAGGGCTTTGGACGGCGCTTTTGTATCTCGTTATCCGCTTTGTTTGGAGCATGCTTAGTTATGGCAGCGGTGTGCCAGGTGGGATTTTTCTTCCTATCTTAGCCCTTGGAGCGCTCTCTGGGATGGTGTTTGGCTTAGGGATGGTGGAGTTGCATTTGATGACCAGACATTTCTTGCCTTTATTTGTCATTCTTGGGATGGCTGGCTACTTTGGTGCGGTATCAAAAGCACCGCTAACGGCTATGATTTTGGTGACGGAAATGGTAGGAGATTTGCGGCAGCTCATGGCGCTTGGCACGGTGACCTTGGTTGCCTATCTTGTGATGGACTTGCTAAAAGGTGAGCCTATCTATGAAGCCATGCTTGAGAGAATGGCACCTAAGCACGATACATCTGTCGTAGAGCCGACTTTGATAGAGCTTACGGTCTCTGAAAAGGTAGCAGGAAAGTGTGTCAAAGACCTAGAACTGCCTAAAAACGTCCTGATAACGACTCAACTACACACGGGAGAAGCAGAGGTGGTGTCTGGAGATACCATCTTACAAGCAGGCGACACCATTTTTCTTGTGGTCAATGAACCTGAAATCGGAGTCGTTCGAGCTTATTTCATGTCTTAA
- a CDS encoding dihydroorotase, translated as MLLIKNGRVIDPKTKFDQVCDVLVDGKRIIKIAENITEAADKVIDATGLVVAPGLVDIHVHFREPGQTHKEDIHTGALAAAAGGVTSVVMMANTTPTISTVETLQEVLTSASKEAIHIYSVATITENFDGEHLTDFPALLEAGAVGFSDDGIPLTSTKTLRDALKLAKKHDALISLHEEDPELNGILGLNEDIAEKHFHVCGATGVAEYSMVARDVMIAYAEEARLHVQHLSKAESVKLVEFVQGLGAKVTAEVSPQHFSKTESLLLTAGANAKMNPPLRLESDRLAVIEGLKSGIISVIATDHAPHHADEKAVDDITKAPSGMTGLETSLSLGLTYLVNAGHLSLSDYLAKMTINPAQLYNLDAGYLAENGPADLVIFADTEDRVVTSQFASKAANSPFIGETLKGVVKYTVADGEVVYQHQN; from the coding sequence ATGCTACTCATCAAAAATGGTCGTGTCATCGACCCTAAAACCAAGTTTGACCAAGTCTGTGATGTCCTTGTGGACGGCAAGCGTATTATCAAAATCGCTGAAAATATCACAGAAGCAGCCGACAAAGTCATTGACGCTACAGGACTTGTTGTGGCACCGGGTTTGGTGGATATCCACGTTCACTTCCGTGAGCCAGGTCAGACGCATAAAGAGGACATTCACACAGGAGCTTTGGCAGCAGCAGCGGGTGGTGTGACGTCTGTTGTCATGATGGCAAATACTACGCCTACCATCTCAACCGTCGAGACCTTGCAGGAAGTTTTAACGTCCGCCAGCAAGGAAGCTATTCACATTTACAGTGTTGCGACCATTACGGAGAATTTTGATGGCGAGCATTTGACTGACTTTCCTGCACTTTTAGAGGCTGGTGCGGTTGGTTTTTCTGATGACGGTATTCCATTGACTTCAACCAAGACTCTGCGTGACGCTTTGAAGCTGGCGAAAAAACACGACGCACTGATTTCTCTTCATGAGGAAGACCCAGAGCTGAACGGCATTTTGGGTCTCAACGAGGACATCGCTGAGAAGCACTTCCACGTTTGCGGTGCGACTGGTGTGGCTGAGTACAGCATGGTGGCACGTGATGTCATGATTGCCTACGCCGAAGAAGCACGCCTGCACGTTCAGCACTTGTCCAAGGCAGAGTCTGTTAAGCTGGTCGAGTTTGTCCAAGGACTTGGAGCTAAGGTTACAGCAGAGGTATCGCCGCAGCATTTCTCAAAAACAGAGAGTCTGCTCCTCACGGCTGGAGCCAATGCCAAGATGAACCCGCCTTTGCGCCTTGAGAGTGACCGTTTAGCAGTCATCGAAGGGCTCAAGTCTGGTATCATCTCTGTCATTGCGACCGACCATGCCCCTCACCACGCCGATGAAAAGGCAGTGGACGATATCACCAAAGCGCCGTCTGGCATGACAGGACTTGAAACCTCGCTCTCGCTTGGTTTGACTTATTTGGTCAATGCAGGGCACTTGAGTTTGTCAGATTATCTAGCAAAAATGACCATCAACCCAGCTCAGCTCTATAATCTTGACGCAGGTTATCTGGCAGAAAATGGTCCAGCAGATTTGGTTATCTTTGCTGATACAGAAGACCGTGTCGTGACCAGTCAATTCGCCTCAAAAGCAGCTAATTCGCCATTTATCGGGGAAACCTTAAAAGGTGTAGTCAAATACACTGTAGCAGATGGTGAAGTCGTTTATCAACATCAAAACTAG
- a CDS encoding uracil-DNA glycosylase has translation MQHSTWHALLKQELPEHYFAKINAFLNEVYSTGTVYPPREKVFNAIQTTPLEEVEVVILGQDPYHGEGQAQGLSFSVTDSIPAPSSLQNILKELSSDLGLEKSSHDLTAWAQQGVLLLNACLTVPAGRANGHAGLIWEPFTDAIIKVVNAKTTPVVFILWGAYARKKKALITNPHHLVIESPHPSPLSAHRGFFGSKPFSRTNDFLAENGLTPIDWAR, from the coding sequence ATGCAACATTCGACTTGGCATGCCTTGCTTAAGCAGGAGTTGCCAGAGCATTACTTTGCCAAAATCAACGCTTTTTTGAACGAAGTATACAGCACAGGCACCGTTTACCCGCCACGTGAGAAAGTCTTTAACGCTATTCAAACCACGCCTTTAGAGGAAGTCGAGGTGGTGATTTTGGGGCAAGACCCTTATCACGGCGAAGGACAAGCACAAGGGCTGTCTTTTTCCGTGACGGACAGTATCCCAGCACCATCGTCTCTGCAAAATATCTTGAAAGAACTCTCCAGTGACCTAGGGCTTGAAAAATCTAGCCACGATTTGACGGCTTGGGCGCAGCAGGGCGTCTTGCTGCTCAATGCCTGCTTAACTGTACCTGCTGGTCGAGCAAATGGACATGCAGGGCTTATCTGGGAGCCTTTCACAGACGCCATTATCAAGGTGGTTAACGCTAAAACGACACCTGTCGTCTTTATCCTCTGGGGAGCCTACGCTAGAAAGAAAAAAGCACTTATCACTAATCCTCATCACCTCGTCATCGAGTCACCTCACCCGAGTCCCTTGTCAGCGCACAGAGGCTTCTTTGGTAGCAAGCCCTTTTCACGTACCAATGATTTTCTCGCAGAAAACGGCTTGACACCTATTGATTGGGCACGATAA
- a CDS encoding GNAT family N-acetyltransferase: MITYTNTEKITARAFAEVLSKSGIHRPVDDLARLEQMLENSSCLWTAWDGDKLVGVARALSDFSYACYLSDLAVDKTYQRQGIGRQLVEHLKAQMGEDVSLVLLAASSAMDYYPKINFKKANNAFIIPRKPF; the protein is encoded by the coding sequence ATGATTACCTACACAAACACTGAAAAGATAACAGCTAGAGCCTTTGCCGAAGTTTTGAGCAAGTCTGGCATTCATCGTCCGGTGGATGACCTCGCTCGCCTTGAGCAAATGCTAGAGAATAGCTCATGCTTGTGGACTGCTTGGGACGGTGATAAGCTGGTCGGTGTGGCACGAGCGCTTAGTGATTTTTCCTATGCTTGCTACCTGTCGGACTTAGCGGTGGACAAGACCTACCAGCGCCAAGGTATCGGACGCCAGTTAGTTGAGCACCTCAAAGCGCAAATGGGAGAAGATGTGTCACTGGTCTTACTGGCTGCATCGTCTGCCATGGACTATTATCCAAAGATCAACTTTAAAAAGGCGAACAATGCCTTTATCATTCCACGAAAACCTTTTTAA
- a CDS encoding YbhB/YbcL family Raf kinase inhibitor-like protein, with protein sequence MDITVSFKDNILQDKYGKKASDTIQGKPALSFPFEVTNIPNKTKTLAWTLFDYDSIPVCGFAYIHWVVANVPVADTQLAIEEDFSRRDKIHTHGKNSLVSPFLREDFTAIAENYTGPYPPDKDHIYTLTVYALDDELALSDGFYMNDLLKAVKNHTLAKAELEIIGKS encoded by the coding sequence ATGGATATTACGGTTTCGTTCAAGGACAACATTCTCCAAGATAAATACGGCAAAAAAGCAAGCGACACAATACAGGGTAAGCCTGCGCTGTCTTTTCCCTTTGAGGTGACGAACATCCCTAATAAGACCAAGACCCTCGCTTGGACCTTGTTTGATTACGACTCGATTCCTGTGTGTGGTTTTGCCTACATCCACTGGGTGGTAGCAAATGTTCCAGTTGCAGACACGCAACTTGCGATTGAGGAGGACTTTTCACGACGAGACAAAATACATACGCACGGCAAGAACAGTCTGGTCAGTCCTTTTTTGAGAGAAGATTTCACAGCCATCGCAGAAAACTATACTGGACCTTACCCACCAGACAAGGACCATATCTATACGCTGACGGTCTATGCGCTTGATGATGAGCTAGCGCTTTCTGACGGCTTTTATATGAACGACTTGCTAAAAGCTGTGAAAAACCATACCTTGGCTAAAGCTGAGTTAGAGATTATAGGAAAAAGTTAA
- a CDS encoding GNAT family N-acetyltransferase, with protein sequence MYYQKVLSRRSRLSHETERFVYFKNTDLSERFSENYLLYKSVPSLKQFQEDIAFLRREQADYSSRYVHFHFPENQALPGELAQFLRAEHFQVSEHLIFWAEVDRLKLSQKVPQKVEVKAMDASLYPLYKAVSSPYYLDYSKAYSQQMAGYNYAFVENEQASLFLALTEQKIIGVMAAWYSGDIVEIDGFEVAESWRRQGVGSLLQKASLTKGVAKAILIAEEENRPLYEHQGFQQVAYYIDAIKIEPKES encoded by the coding sequence ATGTATTATCAGAAAGTGCTGTCAAGGCGCAGCAGGCTTTCTCATGAGACTGAGCGTTTTGTTTACTTTAAAAACACAGATCTGTCTGAGCGCTTTTCTGAAAATTATCTGCTCTACAAAAGTGTACCAAGCTTAAAGCAATTTCAAGAGGATATAGCTTTTCTTAGGAGAGAGCAGGCGGATTATTCGAGTCGCTATGTGCATTTTCATTTTCCTGAAAATCAAGCTTTGCCAGGAGAGTTGGCACAATTTTTGCGAGCAGAGCATTTTCAGGTGAGTGAACATCTCATCTTTTGGGCAGAGGTCGATAGGCTAAAACTAAGTCAAAAAGTCCCCCAAAAAGTAGAGGTCAAAGCGATGGATGCGTCGCTCTATCCTCTCTACAAGGCAGTTAGCTCGCCCTATTATTTGGACTATAGCAAGGCTTATAGCCAGCAGATGGCAGGCTACAATTATGCCTTTGTCGAAAATGAGCAAGCGTCTCTTTTTCTAGCGCTGACAGAGCAGAAAATCATCGGTGTGATGGCAGCTTGGTACAGTGGAGATATTGTTGAGATAGATGGGTTTGAGGTAGCGGAAAGCTGGCGCCGTCAAGGCGTAGGCTCTCTTTTGCAAAAGGCAAGCCTAACAAAAGGTGTCGCCAAGGCTATCTTGATAGCTGAGGAAGAGAACCGTCCCCTTTATGAGCACCAAGGTTTCCAGCAGGTAGCGTACTATATCGACGCTATCAAAATAGAACCAAAGGAGTCTTAA